One region of Streptococcus parasanguinis genomic DNA includes:
- the aroA gene encoding 3-phosphoshikimate 1-carboxyvinyltransferase — MKLRTNSKGLKGTIRVPGDKSISHRSIIFGSLAKGETKVYDILRGEDVLSTIQVFRDLGVSIQDDGDVIRIQGVGFQGLQAPSAPLDMGNSGTSIRLISGVLAGQDFAVTMVGDDSLSKRPMDRVAIPLRQMGVEIAGQGERDCPPLHEKGTHQLQPIHYRLPVASAQVKSALIFAALQAEGESTIIEKEKTRDHTEDMIRQFGGEIQVDGKTIRIQGGQEFQGQEVIVPGDISSAAFWLVAGLILPDSVIKIENVGINQTRTGILEVIQEMGGDLTMEDRDEKAVSASLTVKTSSLKGIRIDGELIPRLIDELPIIALLATQANGQTVIADAEELRVKETDRIQVVADSLNAMGANVVPTEDGMIITGPTPLHGADLETFGDHRIGMMAAIAALLVRDGNVVLDRAEAINTSYPSFFEDLETLLHG; from the coding sequence ATGAAATTAAGAACCAATAGCAAGGGTCTAAAGGGAACCATTCGAGTCCCTGGTGACAAATCCATCAGTCACCGATCCATTATTTTTGGAAGTCTTGCAAAGGGCGAAACTAAGGTCTATGATATCTTGCGAGGCGAAGATGTGCTTTCTACCATCCAGGTGTTTCGAGATTTAGGAGTCTCCATCCAAGATGACGGGGATGTGATTCGGATTCAAGGAGTAGGCTTTCAGGGCCTTCAAGCTCCGTCAGCTCCCCTTGATATGGGCAATTCAGGGACTTCTATTCGTTTGATATCAGGTGTCCTAGCAGGTCAGGATTTTGCAGTGACCATGGTCGGAGACGATAGTCTTTCCAAACGGCCCATGGATCGTGTCGCGATTCCACTGCGTCAGATGGGAGTAGAGATTGCTGGTCAGGGAGAGCGCGATTGCCCGCCTTTACATGAAAAAGGCACCCATCAGCTCCAACCGATTCATTACCGTTTACCAGTGGCATCGGCTCAAGTCAAGTCTGCTCTCATTTTTGCCGCTCTACAAGCTGAAGGTGAATCGACGATTATCGAGAAGGAAAAGACGCGTGACCATACGGAGGATATGATTCGCCAATTTGGTGGAGAGATCCAGGTGGATGGAAAAACCATCCGCATCCAAGGTGGACAAGAGTTCCAAGGTCAAGAAGTCATCGTTCCTGGAGATATTTCCAGTGCAGCCTTTTGGTTAGTGGCCGGCCTCATCCTTCCAGATAGTGTGATCAAGATTGAAAATGTTGGCATCAACCAAACGCGGACAGGGATTCTCGAAGTGATTCAAGAAATGGGGGGAGATCTCACCATGGAGGATCGCGATGAAAAAGCGGTCTCTGCAAGTCTCACTGTTAAGACTTCGTCCTTAAAAGGGATTCGGATTGATGGGGAGTTGATTCCACGCTTGATTGATGAATTGCCGATTATTGCCTTACTAGCGACACAAGCAAATGGTCAAACCGTGATTGCGGATGCTGAGGAGCTTCGTGTGAAAGAAACGGACCGCATCCAGGTCGTAGCAGATAGCCTCAATGCTATGGGAGCCAATGTCGTGCCAACGGAAGACGGCATGATCATCACTGGACCGACTCCTCTACATGGAGCTGACTTAGAGACCTTTGGAGATCACCGGATTGGGATGATGGCTGCCATTGCTGCCTTATTGGTGAGAGATGGAAATGTGGTGTTGGATCGGGCAGAGGCCATCAACACCAGTTACCCTAGTTTTTTTGAAGATTTGGAGACCTTACTGCATGGCTAA
- a CDS encoding shikimate kinase produces MAKILLGFMGTGKTTVGRILDPKFHDMDELIVEEIGMSINDYFSVEGEAAFRRREAEMLERLLENEVAIISPGGGIVVNPHNRALLEKNPHNIYLRVDFETLYRRIQNDKAMQRPLFLNNTKEEFKKIFDGRLPLYEAIATHIVDVEDKTPEEIAEIIRCL; encoded by the coding sequence ATGGCTAAAATTTTACTTGGTTTTATGGGAACAGGTAAAACGACCGTTGGTCGCATTCTTGATCCAAAATTCCATGATATGGATGAATTAATTGTTGAAGAGATCGGCATGTCGATCAATGATTATTTCTCAGTGGAAGGAGAAGCTGCCTTTCGTCGTCGCGAGGCTGAAATGTTAGAGCGTTTATTGGAAAATGAAGTGGCCATCATTTCCCCCGGAGGTGGGATTGTGGTCAATCCTCATAACCGTGCGCTCTTGGAAAAAAATCCTCACAACATTTATCTGCGGGTAGATTTTGAAACCTTGTACAGACGAATTCAAAATGACAAAGCTATGCAACGTCCCCTCTTTTTAAACAACACAAAAGAAGAATTTAAGAAGATTTTTGATGGTCGTTTGCCTTTGTATGAAGCGATTGCTACCCATATTGTGGATGTCGAGGACAAAACACCTGAAGAAATTGCGGAGATCATTCGATGCTTGTAG